A window from Cellulomonas sp. C5510 encodes these proteins:
- a CDS encoding glutamine synthetase family protein: MDRQQEFVLRTVEERDIRFIRLWFTDVLGTLKSVAVAPAELEAAFSEGIGFDGSSIEGLTRVYEADMIAKPDPTTFQVLPWRGERHGTARMFCDILTPEGEPSLADSRNVLKRALARASEKGFTFYTHPEVEFYLFEAPADPAQPLVPVDQGGYFDHVPRGTAHDFRRAAITMLESMGISVEFSHHEAGPGQNEIDLRYADALTTADNIMTFRTVVKEVALEQGVFASFMPKPLADQPGSGMHTHLSLFEGDRNAFHEPGAHLDLSRTARSFIAGLLRHAAEITAVTNQFTNSYKRLWGGSEAPSYICWGHNNRSALVRVPMYKPGKSNSSRIEYRGVDSATNPYLAFALLLAAGLKGVEEGYELPEGADDDVWELTDAERRALGIEPLPASLEAAIAVMEKSELVAEALGEHVFDYVLRNKRQEWEEYRAQVTPYELRRFLPML; this comes from the coding sequence ATGGACAGGCAGCAGGAGTTCGTCCTCCGCACGGTGGAGGAGCGCGACATCCGATTCATCCGGCTCTGGTTCACCGACGTGCTCGGGACCCTCAAGTCGGTGGCCGTCGCGCCCGCGGAGCTCGAGGCCGCGTTCTCGGAGGGCATCGGGTTCGACGGCTCCTCGATCGAGGGCCTGACACGGGTGTACGAGGCGGACATGATCGCCAAGCCCGACCCCACGACGTTCCAGGTGCTGCCCTGGCGCGGCGAGCGGCACGGCACCGCGCGGATGTTCTGCGACATCCTCACGCCCGAGGGTGAGCCGTCCCTCGCCGACTCCCGCAACGTGCTCAAGCGTGCGCTGGCCCGGGCGAGCGAGAAGGGCTTCACCTTCTACACGCACCCCGAGGTGGAGTTCTACCTGTTCGAGGCGCCCGCCGACCCGGCCCAGCCGCTCGTGCCCGTGGACCAGGGCGGCTACTTCGACCACGTGCCGCGCGGCACCGCGCACGACTTCCGGCGCGCCGCGATCACGATGCTCGAGTCGATGGGCATCTCCGTGGAGTTCTCCCACCACGAGGCCGGGCCGGGCCAGAACGAGATCGACCTGCGGTACGCCGACGCGCTCACCACGGCCGACAACATCATGACGTTCCGGACGGTCGTGAAGGAGGTCGCCCTGGAGCAGGGCGTGTTCGCCTCGTTCATGCCGAAGCCGCTCGCCGACCAGCCCGGTTCCGGCATGCACACGCACCTGTCGCTGTTCGAGGGCGACCGCAACGCGTTCCACGAGCCCGGCGCGCACCTGGACCTGTCGAGGACCGCGAGGTCGTTCATCGCGGGCCTGCTGCGGCACGCCGCCGAGATCACCGCCGTGACGAACCAGTTCACGAACTCCTACAAGCGGCTGTGGGGCGGCTCCGAGGCGCCGTCGTACATCTGCTGGGGCCACAACAACCGGTCCGCCCTCGTGCGGGTGCCGATGTACAAGCCCGGCAAGTCGAACTCCTCGCGCATCGAGTACCGCGGCGTGGACTCGGCGACCAACCCGTACCTCGCGTTCGCGCTGCTGCTCGCCGCCGGCCTCAAGGGCGTCGAGGAGGGGTACGAGCTGCCCGAGGGCGCCGACGACGACGTGTGGGAGCTGACCGACGCCGAGCGCCGGGCGCTGGGCATCGAGCCGCTGCCCGCGTCGCTCGAGGCCGCGATCGCCGTGATGGAGAAGTCCGAGCTGGTGGCCGAGGCTCTCGGCGAGCACGTCTTCGACTACGTCCTGCGCAACAAGCGCCAGGAGTGGGAGGAGTACCGCGCGCAGGTCACGCCGTACGAGCTGCGCCGCTTCCTCCCGATGCTCTGA
- a CDS encoding bifunctional [glutamine synthetase] adenylyltransferase/[glutamine synthetase]-adenylyl-L-tyrosine phosphorylase has protein sequence MSSTSVGRGSTLAGRLTRAGFADAARAERLLSDAALVRLLGGDADAGADGLAPDPGVVAPAALVPALADTADPDQALLSLAKIAGAVLDGDGGRRDRLRAVLTEDGSARARLLAVLGASVALGDDLCAHPEHLDVVLDEEAATGVPAADVRAELLRAVGADPDADVPVAAPGGPAGVDAMRRAYRARLQRIAAADLTSGEPLTRLPGVAAALADLAAAALEAALALARAELDDHGRSVRLAVIGMGKTGGRELNYVSDVDVVYVAEPVEGTDEAAALAAGTRLAAALARACAGPSGEPELWPVDAALRPEGKDGPLVRTLDSHRSYYERWAKTWEFQALLKARPLAGDRELGDAYVAALNPLVWQAVRRENFVEDSQAMRRRVERHVPAAEADRQIKLGVGGLRDVEFTVQLLQLVHGRSDPEIRSGNTLTALAALSAGGYVGREHAAQLAVCYRFLRAVEHRIQLFRLRRTHLMPTAEADLRRLARSVGMRAEGAEGLVERWRQVRRDVRHLHEALFYRPLLPATAQLSTEEAALAPEAARERLAAIGYRDPAGALRHIAALTEGVSRRAAIQRQLLPVMIGWFADGPDPDGGLLAFRRLSETLGGTHWYLKLLRDSGTAAERLARALSTSRYVADALGRSPESVVWLDDDAELEPRSHERLSAEADAILTRADDPVPAVGALRALRRRELARTAVADVLGVVTGSRASRSLTVTAEVLLAGALRVAAWEERAARHLDSDPTAVLVVAMGRLGGREMGYTSDADVLFVHDPAPGADPQLAQDFATGVATRLRSLLGAVGPEPALEVDADLRPEGRNGPLVRSFDAYAEYYARWSLVWESQALLRARPVAGDAALGERFVALVDPLRYPEGGLDPAGVREVRRIKARVESERLPRGVDPTRHLKLGRGGIADVEWTAQLLQLRHAHEHPALRTPSTLEALAAARDAGLLGADDAAVLVEAWELASRLRDALVLWTGRTGGAHADVLPHDRRVMSGLAAVVGYPSGSAQELEDAWLRASRRARAVVEAVFYA, from the coding sequence GTGAGCAGCACGTCGGTGGGTCGGGGCAGCACGCTGGCGGGTCGGCTGACCCGCGCCGGGTTCGCGGACGCCGCGCGCGCGGAGCGGCTGCTGTCCGACGCCGCGCTCGTGCGGCTGCTGGGCGGCGACGCGGACGCCGGCGCGGACGGCCTCGCCCCGGACCCGGGCGTCGTGGCGCCCGCCGCGCTGGTGCCGGCGCTCGCCGACACCGCGGACCCCGACCAGGCGCTGCTGTCGCTGGCGAAGATCGCGGGTGCCGTGCTCGACGGCGACGGCGGGCGGCGCGACCGGCTCCGAGCCGTGCTCACCGAGGACGGCTCGGCACGCGCCCGCCTGCTCGCGGTGCTCGGCGCCTCCGTGGCCCTCGGGGACGACCTGTGCGCGCACCCGGAGCACCTGGACGTGGTGCTGGACGAGGAGGCCGCGACGGGTGTCCCCGCGGCCGACGTGCGGGCGGAGCTGCTGCGGGCCGTCGGCGCGGACCCGGACGCCGACGTGCCGGTGGCGGCACCCGGCGGTCCCGCGGGCGTGGACGCGATGCGCCGGGCCTACCGGGCGCGGCTCCAGCGGATCGCCGCGGCGGACCTCACGAGCGGCGAGCCGCTGACCCGCCTCCCGGGTGTCGCCGCGGCGCTCGCGGACCTGGCGGCGGCGGCCCTGGAGGCCGCCCTCGCGCTGGCGAGGGCGGAGCTGGACGACCACGGCCGGTCGGTCCGCCTCGCGGTGATCGGCATGGGCAAGACGGGCGGGCGGGAGCTGAACTACGTCAGCGACGTCGACGTCGTGTACGTCGCGGAGCCGGTGGAGGGGACCGACGAGGCCGCCGCCCTGGCCGCGGGCACCCGCCTGGCGGCCGCCCTGGCGCGGGCCTGCGCCGGGCCGTCGGGGGAGCCCGAGCTGTGGCCGGTGGACGCGGCGCTGCGGCCGGAGGGCAAGGACGGCCCGCTGGTCCGCACGCTCGACTCCCACCGGTCGTACTACGAGCGCTGGGCCAAGACGTGGGAGTTCCAGGCGCTGCTCAAGGCGCGGCCGCTCGCCGGGGACCGGGAGCTGGGGGACGCCTACGTCGCGGCGCTGAACCCGCTGGTGTGGCAGGCGGTGCGGCGGGAGAACTTCGTCGAGGACTCGCAGGCCATGCGCCGGCGCGTGGAGCGGCACGTGCCCGCGGCGGAGGCCGACCGGCAGATCAAGCTGGGCGTCGGCGGGCTGCGGGACGTCGAGTTCACGGTCCAGCTGCTGCAGCTGGTCCACGGGCGGTCCGACCCGGAGATCCGCAGCGGCAACACGCTCACCGCGCTCGCCGCCCTGTCGGCCGGCGGCTACGTGGGACGGGAGCACGCGGCGCAGCTCGCCGTCTGCTACCGGTTCCTGCGCGCCGTCGAGCACCGCATCCAGCTGTTCCGGCTGCGGCGCACGCACCTCATGCCCACCGCCGAGGCCGACCTGCGGCGGCTCGCCCGGTCGGTCGGGATGCGCGCGGAGGGCGCCGAAGGGCTGGTCGAGCGGTGGCGGCAGGTGCGGCGCGACGTCCGCCACCTGCACGAGGCGCTGTTCTACCGCCCGCTGCTCCCCGCGACCGCGCAGCTCTCCACGGAGGAGGCCGCGCTCGCCCCGGAGGCCGCCCGGGAGCGGCTGGCGGCGATCGGCTACCGCGACCCGGCGGGCGCCCTGCGGCACATCGCGGCGCTCACGGAGGGGGTGTCGCGGCGGGCGGCGATCCAGCGGCAGCTGCTGCCGGTGATGATCGGGTGGTTCGCCGACGGTCCGGACCCCGACGGCGGGCTGCTGGCCTTCCGCCGGCTGTCCGAGACGCTCGGCGGCACGCACTGGTACCTCAAGCTGCTGCGCGACTCCGGCACGGCCGCCGAGCGGCTCGCGCGGGCCCTGTCGACGTCGCGGTACGTCGCCGACGCGCTCGGCCGCTCGCCCGAGTCGGTGGTGTGGCTCGACGACGACGCCGAGCTGGAGCCCCGCAGCCACGAGCGCCTCTCGGCGGAGGCGGACGCGATCCTCACCCGGGCGGACGACCCGGTGCCGGCGGTCGGTGCGCTCCGGGCGCTGCGGCGGCGCGAGCTGGCGCGCACGGCCGTGGCGGACGTCCTGGGTGTGGTCACGGGCTCGCGCGCCTCGCGCAGCCTCACCGTCACGGCGGAGGTGCTGCTCGCGGGAGCGCTCCGGGTGGCGGCCTGGGAGGAGCGGGCCGCCCGGCACCTGGACAGCGACCCGACGGCGGTGCTCGTGGTCGCGATGGGGCGCCTCGGCGGCCGGGAGATGGGTTACACCTCCGACGCCGACGTGCTGTTCGTGCACGACCCCGCGCCCGGCGCGGACCCGCAGCTCGCGCAGGACTTCGCGACCGGGGTGGCGACGCGGCTGCGCTCGCTGCTCGGGGCTGTGGGGCCGGAGCCCGCGCTCGAGGTCGACGCGGACCTGCGGCCCGAGGGCCGCAACGGTCCGCTGGTGCGGTCGTTCGACGCCTACGCCGAGTACTACGCGCGCTGGTCGCTGGTCTGGGAGAGCCAGGCGCTGCTGCGCGCCCGGCCGGTGGCGGGCGACGCGGCTCTCGGGGAGCGGTTCGTGGCGCTCGTCGACCCGCTGCGCTACCCGGAGGGCGGGCTGGACCCGGCCGGCGTGCGCGAGGTCCGGCGCATCAAGGCCCGCGTCGAGTCCGAGCGGCTGCCGCGCGGGGTCGACCCGACCCGGCACCTCAAGCTCGGCCGAGGCGGCATCGCGGACGTCGAGTGGACCGCCCAGCTGCTCCAGCTCCGCCACGCCCACGAGCACCCGGCGCTGCGCACCCCGTCGACGCTCGAGGCGCTGGCCGCCGCACGCGACGCGGGGCTGCTCGGCGCGGACGACGCCGCGGTGCTCGTCGAGGCGTGGGAGCTGGCGTCGCGGCTGCGGGACGCGCTGGTGCTGTGGACCGGGCGCACGGGCGGCGCGCACGCCGACGTGCTGCCGCACGACCGGCGCGTGATGTCGGGGCTCGCGGCGGTCGTCGGCTACCCGTCGGGCTCCGCGCAGGAGCTGGAGGACGCGTGGCTGCGCGCGTCGCGCCGCGCGCGGGCCGTGGTCGAGGCCGTCTTCTACGCCTGA
- a CDS encoding AI-2E family transporter: MTDPEEPAPTPAGPAAVAGTTPPTAPPTAPPAAAPSTAPSTAAPATPADSRRPPRWLPRALVMAVVAVFAGILVWRAASMLGNVFTILVVSWFLALAMEPMILWLGRRGVKRPLATGITMLGSLVVGIGVLALLGGLFVNQLVALVRSIPGYYADLREFLDDRFEVTLPRTDELLTNAGDYVDDIAPGVIGVGTSIAGGLFTATAVLLVVYYMASAGPRFRASVCRYLAPDRQREVLRLWEVSQDKVAGFITSRIALAAISTAATWVFLAVLGVPYALPLATFTGLVSQFVPTVGTYIGGALPVLVALSVSPVRSLAVLAFIIAYQQVENLFLTPKVSQRSLALNPAVAFLSVIAFGAVFGPLGAFLSLPVVATVQAVASTYVRRHELVDSALLQDEQPGRRRDPGTDLRPPVAPPADAS; encoded by the coding sequence ATGACCGATCCCGAGGAGCCGGCACCGACCCCCGCCGGCCCCGCCGCGGTCGCGGGGACGACCCCGCCGACCGCTCCCCCGACCGCACCGCCCGCCGCCGCACCGAGCACCGCACCGAGCACCGCGGCGCCGGCCACGCCGGCGGACTCCCGCAGGCCGCCGCGGTGGCTGCCGCGCGCGCTCGTGATGGCCGTCGTCGCCGTCTTCGCCGGGATCCTCGTCTGGCGGGCCGCCTCGATGCTCGGCAACGTCTTCACGATCCTCGTCGTCTCGTGGTTCCTGGCGCTGGCGATGGAGCCGATGATCCTGTGGCTCGGCAGGCGCGGCGTGAAGCGCCCGCTCGCCACCGGCATCACCATGCTCGGCTCGCTCGTGGTCGGCATCGGGGTGCTGGCCCTGCTCGGAGGCTTGTTCGTCAACCAGCTCGTCGCCCTCGTCCGGTCGATCCCCGGCTACTACGCCGACCTGCGCGAGTTCCTGGACGACCGGTTCGAGGTCACGCTGCCGCGCACCGACGAGCTGCTCACCAACGCCGGCGACTACGTCGACGACATCGCCCCGGGTGTCATCGGCGTCGGCACGTCCATCGCCGGCGGGCTGTTCACCGCCACGGCCGTGCTGCTGGTCGTGTACTACATGGCGAGCGCCGGTCCCCGGTTCCGTGCCTCCGTCTGCCGCTACCTGGCGCCCGACCGACAGCGCGAGGTGCTGCGGCTCTGGGAGGTCTCGCAGGACAAGGTCGCGGGCTTCATCACCTCGCGCATCGCCCTCGCGGCCATCTCGACCGCCGCGACGTGGGTGTTCCTGGCCGTGCTCGGCGTCCCGTACGCCCTGCCCCTGGCGACGTTCACCGGGCTCGTCTCGCAGTTCGTCCCGACGGTCGGCACCTACATCGGCGGCGCCCTGCCGGTGCTCGTGGCGCTGTCGGTGTCCCCTGTGCGCTCGCTCGCCGTGCTGGCCTTCATCATCGCCTACCAGCAGGTCGAGAACCTGTTCCTCACCCCGAAGGTGTCGCAGCGCTCGCTCGCGCTGAACCCCGCGGTGGCGTTCCTGTCGGTGATCGCGTTCGGGGCGGTGTTCGGCCCGCTCGGGGCGTTCCTGTCGCTGCCCGTCGTCGCGACCGTGCAGGCGGTCGCGTCGACGTACGTCCGCCGGCACGAGCTCGTGGACTCGGCGCTGCTCCAGGACGAGCAGCCCGGTCGGCGGCGGGACCCGGGCACGGACCTGCGGCCCCCGGTCGCGCCGCCCGCCGACGCGTCCTAG